A genomic stretch from Camelus dromedarius isolate mCamDro1 chromosome 10, mCamDro1.pat, whole genome shotgun sequence includes:
- the LOC105100406 gene encoding LOW QUALITY PROTEIN: large ribosomal subunit protein eL29-like (The sequence of the model RefSeq protein was modified relative to this genomic sequence to represent the inferred CDS: substituted 1 base at 1 genomic stop codon), translating to MAKSKNHTTHNXSQKWHRNGIKKPRSQRYESLKGVDPKFLRNMRFAKKHNKKGLKKMQANNAKAMSARAEAIKVLVKPKEVKPKIPKGNSHKLSRLAYIAHPKLGKRAHACITKGLRLCRPKTKDKAQTKATASAAAEAPKGPQTPTKAPE from the coding sequence ATGGCCAAATCGAAgaaccacaccacacacaacTAGTCCCAAAAATGGCACAGAAACGGCATCAAAAAACCCCGATCACAACGATACGAATCTCTTAAGGGGGTAGACCCCAAGTTCCTGAGGAACATGCGCTTTGCCAAGAAGCACAACAAGAAGGGCCTGAAGAAGATGCAGGCCAACAACGCCAAAGCCATGAGTGCACGTGCTGAGGCTATCAAGGTTCTTGTAAAGCCCAAGGAGGTTAAGCCCAAGATTCCAAAGGGCAACAGCCACAAGCTCAGTCGACTTGCCTACATTGCTCACCCCAAGCTCGGGAAACGTGCTCATGCTTGCATCACCAAGGGTCTCAGGCTCTGTCGGCCAAAGACCAAGGACAAGGCTCAGACTAAGGCCACAGCTTCAGCTGCAGCTGAGGCTCCCAAAGGCCCCCAGACCCCCACAAAGGCTCCAGAGTAG